A region from the Xenopus laevis strain J_2021 chromosome 4S, Xenopus_laevis_v10.1, whole genome shotgun sequence genome encodes:
- the ca7.S gene encoding carbonic anhydrase 7 — MTGQHCWGYGEEDGPSEWHRYFPIAEGNRQSPINIVSNQAVFNPSLKPLVFVYDQCTSINLSNNGHSVMVEFDDNDDKTVISGGPLEGSYRLKQFHFHWGTQRNSGSEHTVDGKPYPCELHLVHWNARAYSSFGEAAAAPDGLVVIGVFLETGGQHPGLNRLTDALYMVKFKGTKTQFDDFNPRCLLPSSFEYWTYPGSLTTPPLNESVIWVVLKEPIKVSEKQMEKFRKTVLFSGEEEEQRVHMVNNYRPPQPLNGRQVHASFKC, encoded by the exons ATGACTGGCCAACACTGCTGGGGATACGGGGAGGAAGACG GTCCATCCGAATGGCACCGTTACTTCCCAATTGCAGAGGGGAACCGCCAATCTCCCATTAACATAGTCTCCAATCAAGCTGTGTTTAACCCTAGTCTAAAACCTCTAGTTTTTGTCTACGATCAGTGCACATCCATTAACCTGTCAAACAATGGGCATTCTGTTATGGTGGAATTTGATGACAATGATGACAAGACAG TGATAAGCGGAGGCCCACTAGAGGGGTCATACAGACTGAAGCAATTTCACTTTCACTGGGGAACCCAACGCAACAGTGGGTCAGAACATACTGTGGATGGGAAGCCTTATCCCTGTGAG CTTCACTTGGTGCACTGGAACGCTAGAGCGTATTCCTCTTTCGGAGAAGCAGCTGCAGCGCCAGATGGTTTGGTGGTAATTGGTGTTTTTCTGGAA ACTGGTGGACAACACCCAGGCCTCAACAGACTTACAGACGCCTTGTACATGGTGAAATTTAAG GGAACCAAAACACAATTTGATGACTTTAATCCAAGATGTCTGCTGCCTTCGAGCTTTGAATACTGGACCTACCCTGGATCTCTCACAACTCCCCCTCTGAATGAAAGTGTAATATGGGTTGTCCTGAAAGAACCAATTAAGGTGTCTGAAAAACAG ATGGAGAAATTCAGAAAAACTGTGCTGTTTTCAGGGGAAGAAGAAGAGCAACGGGTTCACATGGTGAACAATTACCGCCCACCCCAACCACTTAATGGACGACAGGTCCATGCATCTTTCAAATGCTAA